In Fulvia fulva chromosome 8, complete sequence, the DNA window CGCACCAGCACCAGCACATTGGCCGCCACCGCCCACGCCGGCCTGTCTACCGGCTGCACGGAGCACGGGAGCTTACGAACCGTGCCCAACTGACTCCGACATGGGTAGAACTACTATTGGTTCCAACGCACTGGGTCCAGGGAGACATTCTCAGAGCCCGACTTCGCTGCGCTGCGCTACAGGGGTGGGGTCTGTGAAGAAGGATACCTGGTATTGCCTGTCGCACCAGCATCATACAGTCGCGACAACAACGCTGCACCCGCTGGGACAGTGCACATGCACTCAATCAGCGCTCTTGCGAGTTGCAACGTTTCAACAACAGCAAACAGCGCATGTCTGGCGCAGGTGCAAAGTAGTTCTATGGCTGGACGTCGACACACCCGGTGCGGCGCTCCGACACCTTGGACGGACCGTGAAGCCCTCAAGTCAACGGCACACAGCGTACGTCTGCAGACATACAGGTAGCCTGGGACGGTAGAGCATGCTGCGGTGCCGATGGTCTGGATGACCCGTGTTATTACCAGAGGCACTCACGGTACAATGATGGTGCTCGAAAAAATCTTCACACAGCGACGCCGCCAATCCGGGTGAACCGATCCTCGAGTCAAAGACATGCAGAGTCCGGACTGCTCTGCCTCGAGCTTGTTTCTGTCTCGGGGGGAGCAGAAACTCGGTGAACGTGCCAAATACTGCACCGTCGTTGCAAGAGGTCAACTTACCAGCACAGCACTGTCTTCATGCACGACCAGAGTCCACGAGATCGGACCACCGTACGTaaaatgtgctgttggcggttgtgaacctccaaaggtaagcgtagcggagtggagttctctaccaacccttctagactgcaaagtagcgtgcgatccacgctaccgctacccgacgcacagtgcttattatacgacgacataggcgttagcgacgagtatatgttcgcgagttcgccaacaggcacagtgcggtaggtcacgtgaccctaaAACTTGAAAGTTGACCAATCAGAGCGGGCGCCAAGGCTAGTTGAGGGCTGGTATAGAGCTTCACTCCCTTGCTGACgcctcacctacgtactcgcaagctcgtactccggtgtggctagcgctcggtcgctacgcttaatCAAGCACGCCTCTTCTAACGTCACTTCATCTCAACAATACCCAACATTCATGCTGCAACCGAAGCACCACACCCTCTCGACCAACGCGTGACTGCAGATGAAACAGCGCCACAGGATTCAGATCTCCATGGCAGCACCCCATTTCTCTCGCCATGTGAGGTGAGGGACGAGTGATCAACTCCTCATCTTGATCTTCGAGACGGTACCCGTGAGAGTACGAGATCTGCCTGGTGACCACACAGCCACGCAGTACACGCCACTGACCGATTGATTATGAGACGTGTCTGATCTTCAATGTTTGCATACGATGCAGCACATTCACACAGCACAAGATAGCGCGACCAGACCTCACCCATCTTTCAGAACATGTCAACAAGAAAGAATGGCGTCCAAGTTCAACACTACTGTTTCATTGTTGTACAACTCAAGCGCCTCGTCCGTCTCGAGGACATCGAAGGCACAATGCTGAGCGTGGATATCCCTGTACACATACATATACAGCGGCAACTCCCCACCCCACCCCCGATGCATAAGATCAACGGCTCGATCATACAACCCATCTCCCCTTCCCAATGACCATCCTGTCGGATCTCCCAGCTGTAACACCCATAAAACACCTGCGCTATGAACGCTCGTGCAGCAATCAAAAAGTGCCAAAGGCACGTATATGTACAACCTCATCTCAACAAAAtcttccttctctttctTACTCGTACACTTTTCGTCGTTGTGATGATGACCTCAGTGGAAGAAATAACGACTTTGCCGTAATCTCTGCACATCAAAGTCTCCCTTCTCAGGCACCTCCGGGAACGTCAGAGGTAGCCAGACGAAAAGCTTCCGCGTAACCTTGGCCTTGGTCTTCGGGGTACCTGCCACGGGTGCGGCGGCTGGAATGTCATTGTCTGCTTCGTCCGCGGAAGCTTCCAGGCTTTCAGGCTCGTCAGACTCTGCTCGGTCAAGTTCGTCGGCAGGCGAGTCGCTCATCGCTAGCATAGACTCATCGGCATCGAAATTGGTGGCCTCGACATCGGCGGCGCTGGCAGGCATCTCGCCAAGTCGCTGACCGTTCATCTCAGACGGAGCGGTAAATGCGCTCTCATCCAGTTCTGACAGGACGAGGCTGCCAGGCGTCAACATTGCCTCGCCTTGGGCTTTCTCCTCTGGATCTTCGCTGTTGACAAGACGCATGCGCTCGGCTTCGAGGCCAAGCTCGTTTGACTGTGCCTTGACAGTCTTCTCCTTCTTCATCTTCGCGCGCAGCTCCGTGATCTTCTTGCCCACAGGGCTTGCAGAATTGACGGAAGCCAGGTACATGCAGCCCTTGTACCTCGTCTCGAACTCCTCTCGGAGTCTGCCGATAATGTCTTCGCTGTGCATGACAATGAAAGCATCTCGCAAAATCTCATTCATGCGATTGACGTCGCAAGCGTGGGTCCAGAAAGAATCGTGGATCATGGCAAACGTCATGCCATTCTCGCTGCACTTGAGTGCGCTAAGCAACATGTGTGTGGCGTCGAGCGAGTGGATGAAGTTTGGTGGGAAAGCTTGCAGCTGCTTGCGCTTGCTGACTGGATCCCAGACTTGAGGCTCCTGCAGTGATAAGGTCTGCATGCTGGTTGTGACGATGCGTGATTTCGACTTGCGATATGGCTGCACCACAGGTAGGCGAAGCGGCGTGGTCCAGACAACGGTAGACTTGAAGAGGGGTTTGGCTGCGGCATATCGATCTGCCTCTCTGTTGGTGGTGACCCTCGCTTTAGGTGACTTCCCGTCCGCGTCCTCTGCCTCTGCGGCCTCCGCTGCGGCCGCCGCCGCTGCAGCGGCCTCGGCTTCACGTTCCTTCTTGGGGGCTTTCTTCTTCCTGACCGGCTCAGGGGCTATTGCACCTGCCTTTTTCTTCAGCTGCTCTATTTGCTCCGGAGTGAGGCAGGTGGATACTCGGTCAGCACATTGGCCAAGCCAGTTCTGGATGGCTTGCGCTCCAGTGAACATCGTCCCTAGGGACTTGAAGATCTTCGTTGCAACATAGTGAGACATGTTGCCGTAGTTGACAGTGTCATCTGAGCGGACCTCTGGAAAGAGATCCTCGAGCTGCTTTCTCACTTGAGCTCTGGCGCCGAAAAAAGTCACTCCATAGACGTTCGTCATCACGGGCTGCTTGACACACTTTCGTGTCAGGCGTCCTTGAAGCCTTTGCGCAATGGCGTTGCCTGCAGCTGCGTCTTTCTCGACTTCCTCCTTAACTGCATCGGCAACGGCAGTGTAGACATCTGCAGGACGGTCACTGGGCTCTAGGTTGACTTGCTTTGCGCCAGCCATGTCACCACCAAGTGCAGCATAATGCTGCAACCCGTTGCATGTCCCATCCTGCTGTACCGGCAGGTACGAGACAAACTTGGTGGGATCTGGGGAATCCAGCGCCTTCGTGAGTTCGAAGCAAGCGGCCAGAGTCTGCCAAGCATCCTCGGCATTCAACCACCATTTGCGACCATCGAGCGGGTTGCGCACAGAATCGTAGATGTCATCGATGTGTTCTTCAGTGAAAGCGACACGCTCCGCCATCGAGGCTTTGTCATGGCCAGCCACAGTCGCTAGGTGGATCTTGAGCCATCTCAAACCATTCTCACCGAGCTCTCTCCCCTCAGCGAAGGTCAAGAGGCCTCTGACGTTGTCCGCACCCATGTGATTCAGATAAGGAGGTATCGGATATGCTCGGCCGCGGAAGTCCATGTTGTGAGGGAAATACAATGTCTCGTTGAGGACCGTCCTGGCAATTTCCAGCTGAAAGTTCTGGAAACACCGTTTTGAATGCAGACCACTCTTCTTGTTTTCCAGCTCCTTGATCTCGTTGAGCCACTTTCGCCGTGCACTGCCATCTGATGAAACAGGCTCTGGTGGGTGGGAAATGGCCGGATGCAGAGGCGCAAAGTTAGCGATGGGATCACCAGAATTCCATGCCTCGAGCTGGACCTTGAACACGTCATGGTTGACCTTCCAGGGAACCTTGGATAGAGCAGTAAGTCCCCTGTAGACTGCGTCGAGCTCTTTCCTGCGATCAGCGGCCATGAAATAATCTTTACCCGTCTTGTCTCCAGCAGGAAGTCTGAGAATATTGTTCGAGTAGTGAAGGTACCCGCCATCTTTCCAGCCTTGCCATGGCTTCGGCTCGACGACCATTGGCATACGCTTCGCGATCAAGCTTCCGACAGGTTCGCTCTGCATCTTCACAAGCAGCGCAGGATTCGGAGTTATGACGCCAATCCTTTTGCCTTTCTGCCACTTCATGCGATGCAGGAATGCTGGCTGCATCTGTGTAATCTTCTGTTTCGTCCGAGGGTGTTCTCTAGTCACTGGGAGCTGGGCTGTCTCGATGAGCTTTGAAGCGAGCATGGCACCTAGCTTGGCCTTCATCGGCGTGGGCCATTCAAGCTGAGCCAGAATTTGCTGGTTAGTCTGCTTCGACCTgcccttcttcttcttcgaTGATGCCTCTGCACTCTCAGCTGCCTTGAGTGATCGTAGTGCTTGTTTGCGAAGCCGAGCAGGATTTCGAGCATTCTGCACGCGATTGCGTCCTTGCTGCTTCGACGACGCCTCGGCTGTACACTCGTCTTCAATAGCGTTGGCGAGTCCAAGCGTGATTGATGAGAGTGTAGCTTCCTGTTCTTTCCAAATATCACCCTGACTCTTACCCTTGGCCATTTCTGCCATCGTGAACAGAATAGTGTTGGCCGCCACCTTTTTCAGTGGAAGCAACTCCAAGTATGGCCCGTATGCATGTCGGTCGTGCTCGCCGGGTGTTCCCATGACGGATTCTCCCAAGGTCTTCCTCACCTCTTCCAGCTCAGTCTCAAGCGCCGGAAGCAGGCTGTTGTACCATTGCCACATCAAAGCCCCGATCGGCCTGCTTTGCATGGAGGTGTGTATCCCAATTTTCTTGAGATCCTCGTCGGCTTTGCGCCAACGATCGATTGCAATATCCACAGATGTCTTCTCCAATCGCTCCTGCCTCGCATGCGCCTGCTTTCGGTGCGCTTCCGCAGAAGCTTCCGCAGGGAGGTCTGGAATGGCCGTGAATGTCTCCATAGCGCGCTTGATGCCAGCAAGTCCGGTTCCTTTCTGCTCTGTCGCTCGCACTTCAGGCACGCTCTCCATGTCGATGATGTCTTCTCTTCTCAGGTGCTGTCCAGACTCCGTGAGCATTGCCGCCTCTGCCGCGACCTCATCTTCCATCGCCACAGGCTCCGCGTAGAACTCGTGTCTTGCCTTCTCGAGCACGACGTATTCGTTGTCATCGTAGTCTTCCGACTCTAGCACTTCTTCCACCGCATCCTCACCCATTGGCTTGGCCAGATCGACATACCTCCGTATCGAACGATCCTGTCGCGATCCGTCCAGAGACCTGATGGCTGCGCGGACCATGACAACAAGGATCTTGGTGTCCAGTTGTACACCCTTGTTTCTAATTTCGACCTCGAACCACTTTGACATCTCTTTCAGCACAAGCTGCGATTGAGGCGAGTCCCTGCCATGGCTTGCCAAGTCTTTCAGCAAGTCCTCCAGTAACGCTGTATGTGCATATGTTGACTCTGGGGCGTCGGGGCCGCGCTTCTCCACCAACCGCTGGATGATGGCCTCTGCTCGATCCCTCCGCCCTACGCTGAGACTTGTGTGCAGGTGTGTGAGCAGTTCCCTGACTGTGCCATTGATGCCAGGGGACACTTTGATGAGCTCGTCTGGTTTTGCTGTGGAGGTGTCGATAACGACTGGATCGTGTCTCGCTCGAAGGTCTGGGAATTGCGTCGGCATTCGTGCCCCGAAATCAAAGGGAATGTGTTTGTCTTGCTCAACATTGCGAAAGCCATTGCTATAGCTCAATGGAGGCAAATGGCTGTCTTGACGTAGACTGTAAAGATCGGCCGCGGTGGCAAGATTTCGCGCTTGGGGGCGATTTTCGGAGATTCTCGACAGCTTTCGCGTTCGTGACGGTGACCGTTGTCGTGGTGAGAGTGAGGTTTGTGATGCGGTCCATCGTAGTTGGGCGGGCGCGAGCCATGGAAGGTTGAGTTGTGCAAAGGAGGTGGAAAGCAGTTGCGAAGTCCGTCGCTGGTGTCTCCGGCCTGCAGAGCGAACGAGCATTGTCGCGGTATGCAGTGTGGGTATATAGATGGCAGACCTCGCGCATCAACTCCTCCCAACTCCCAATGCAAATGAAGACAATGTACGAAGGAGTGATGTACTGCAGTGATGATGGCACACGACACGGACGAGAATCTTTCACGTCGAGCAGACCGGGATTGGCACGAATGCTTGCCGACAGCCAATCCTGGTCGCCACTAACGCCGCGCTACTCCTTTTCTATGACCGCGTCTGAGAGCAGGCCTCAACTTCACCTTCACACACAGCCACCAAGTAACATCCGCGCCGCTGTGTGGCATAATCAAGTGGCCATGCAGCTGTCTACGGCGAGAACGCATGCGCGAACTTGCAGCTTGAGCTCGAAGTTGTGACAGCCAAAGGCAATATGGGAATTCTGCAGCGAGAGCTCGATCGGCAATGAATAGATGTATGTACTGCTGCTGAGACTAGCTCTACACAACGATCACCACAATATGTACATAGATCCCCAGTCCATGCGGCGTTCCACGTTCGCCCGTTCCTCAAGCTACGCTCCCAACACTGGTCTCCGACTCTATCAATACCATCAAGGGCACGCACAGGTGTGCGGCGGGCAGACAAGTGTTGGTCCGCCTCCAGGAAAGCAACCCGCGAAAGTGCACGTTGTTGGTGGTTGACATGTAACTCTCCCGCCGTCGCAGATGTCGCCCGCGGAACCTGGTTTGCTGGTATCAGTGCCACAAGCGCCACGCTGGGCGATGACTGAGAGCTGGTAGTCTTTTTCCGGGTTGGTGACGGGACCAGCTGCCGCCATGGCGACGATGGAGAGTATGGCGAGAATGTTCTGCATGTCGCTGTGCTGTTAGGACTGTGGTCAGCTGGCGACTGCAAGCAGGATGTACCTGGGCAGGGCATACCTTGTACGGCTTCTTAGGGCGCGACGTGCTGCAAGGTGGAAGTGTAGAACGCTATCTTCTTGCGAAGCTCTGAGTCTTGGTGGTGGAATCTACGCGGAATCCCATGCGAGGAGTGTCACTCTATAGTCCACTACGGCTCTCACTTCGCCCGGGTCGGAGCTCTCGCTGATCAAGTCGGACAAGCTTCGTGAAGCACATTGCTTGTGACGAGCCTAGTGTCTTCCGTAACGACCAGGTTATCGTCTCGTAGGTGGAAGATGCAACGAGAAGGCACGCTTGGGGTGCTCGAGCTTCATCGCAACCTATGGCAGTGCGCTCTGAGCGCCACGCACTATAAGGCTCCAGATTTTGCTGCGGTTCAGTGTCCTGGAACGATGGTTGCGGCAGTACAGATGCACGATCCTCCCGTCGTGTTCGTAGTAGCAGTAAGAACAGACGACCAATGTCCTTTGGGATCGCTGCAGGAGTGACCTTGTTGGGAAGGAATTGTGCAAGCGCCCCCCTCCGGAGGGATCACGTTGCATTATACCACCAACCTCAACTGTCGCATACTATACAACTCACGCGTGTTGGAGGGGCATGACGGAGAGGCGTTCGGTATCCAGTGCAGCTTGTCGCAATTACATGTAGGTGCCCTCAAACAAGCCCCGACGGAACGGCAAGCTCTTCGCAAGGCCAAGGCAGCAACCACAGGCGCATGTCTCAGATCGAAGAGCACTACGATGGCGCGCACTTCTGTGATGCATTGATCGTCTCAAGACGTATATGCAACTTTCCGTCGATGAGGGTGAAGAGGGCTGAAGCAATGATGGCTGACGTAAACTCGCAAACGTCGGCAGGTCACTTCTTCGGTTAGGTACCGTCGCTGTACAGCATCTTACGGCCAAGCGAAGGGTCGAATTCATGTCGCTGATGGCCAGTTCTCTTGGAGACACAGGCCGTTGTGTAGCTGGATTCTGTGGCTCTGTAAGTCTTCTGCAGTCAACGACGAGAATTATCGAACACGCTGTCTTCCATGTGCCGTCGTGTTTTAGGCAGCAATGCGTCGAGACGCGCATCCAATGGCTTCGTGAAGCTGGCATGTAGCTTTGACGACACGTCTCCACCAACCTGAGAAAGCAAGCACAACACTCCGCCGTCCCTTCAACCAGCTGCGCGAGGCAACCATGCATCGATGGAGCCATTGCACGCGGCAACTCCACCTTCCAGCTTGACGATGGAGACTTCAACATCACATGCAACCGATTCTGCTCGATGGAGGAATGTGCTGGGCTATCAGCCGGACGAGCAAGACGCGCCGCTGAGCGATGAGGGCGACATGCAGTACTTCAATTACGAAGCCTACGTGGACGAAGGCGCAAAATGTGAGTTCCAGGCGCAAGGTGAAGGTGGCGGTGAGATGTGGTACGATGCCGAGAGCCAGCCTTTGGATCCGTACACCCTCCAGGACGGCATCCCAAATAATGAAGCACGATATGAAGCTGAACAACGAGGCCTCGACTACAACGCGAACGCCCAATGGCAGGACGAAATGGCTCAATTCGGTGACGAGCTGGTGGGTATGTACAACGATGAGACGTGGCAGCACACTCCTGCGCCTGCACAGAGCGATCCTGCGTACTCCGAGACACCGTTAGCATACGCACAGACCGGCGCCCAAGATTTGGTGGATGCCACCTCCACTGGTGAAGACCACGAGATATTAAGACAAGCCACCAACCACGGCATGATCCAGCAGCAAGGGCCTAACGGCGTTCCTGCTGACGACTTACGTTCTGGGGCTCAACGAGATGATTACAGATCAGATGAGGACCATGGTGAAGACGACGATGAAGATGGAGACGAGAAAATCCTCGCAGCCGCTTACCAGAACTACTATACCGGCAACTTGTTGCGCTCTGGTCTAGTCCCTGCCTTGCCGGCGGACTATATCGAAGAGTCCGCTGATCCTGCAGGTCTCACTAGCCTCGAAAGCCTGGTCAGCCTAGATGAGCTCAACAGCAACGAGAGATGGGAGATCGACAAGGAGTCTGCTGCCTTTCTGAACCACGTTGTCATTGAGACCAACAAAGACTACACGGATCTACTGCTCCAGTCTGCACAAACCAGCCTGCGAGAGCTGAAGGTTAAAGAGCCAGTGCTCTTGACCGATCCACAGCTGGACATGATGAAGATTATGGAACGCAGCAAGCTTGAGTTGAAGGCAGAAGATCTGAACCCACACAAGCTGAACCATGATAACGACGAGGGTCTGAAGTGGCCAGCAAAATATGCCAATCTGCCTGCACAATTGCACCAGAAAATCGACAGTGAGCGGCTGATATTGGATGTTGAGACCATAGAGTACCTCAAGGACATACACGATGGTCCGGACATCGATCTCGACATCTGGCTGGATAACGAGCGTAAACTCAGGGTATGTGCTTTAACAGGGGTGCTGCAGACCACTGCTAACCATGGCCAGGCAAAGCCGCAATATGTCAGCCCAAAGCTCCTTCCTCTGTCGCCATCATACAGCCCACCTCAACTGCCATTGTCAATGGCGAATGTTCCACTATTGTCAACCCCGGAAGACCCCAACGAAAGAGAAGTAGCAGAGCTCGACAAGATGCTACGCGAAAAAGACGAAGCTGCTATGCGACAGCTGGCAGAAGATTCCACCTACAGTTCACTTGATACCGGCAGCTCTTCTTCCCCTCTGTACCGTAAGGCGAAGCGGATCACCAGCCTCAAGGTCTCCGATCCGGTCTTGCCTGCCGAGAATCTCGAGCCACCTACTAAGAAGCAGAAGACGGTGACATTCCCAGACGAGCTTTATACCCTGATACCTCGACCTACTTCGAGCGACATTGACACGATAGATGCGGTCGACGAGACTTTTGCCGCGGTGGAAGAGATCCTCAAGCCATTGGCTGCTCCAGCTCTTGAACAACACGAGCATGAGGTGCTTGATGATGTTGACACTACCATACGAGTCGCAATACCCGATGTTGAGGTGATATCGCCGACTCTACCCTGGTTAGAAGGCAATGATGACAAACCAGACCCACGTCGTGCGAGGCTCATACATCCTATACTGTCAAAGACGCTCGACGAGCTCGTCAAGTTCGAGAAGAA includes these proteins:
- a CDS encoding DNA-directed RNA polymerase, mitochondrial — translated: MLVRSAGRRHQRRTSQLLSTSFAQLNLPWLAPAQLRWTASQTSLSPRQRSPSRTRKLSRISENRPQARNLATAADLYSLRQDSHLPPLSYSNGFRNVEQDKHIPFDFGARMPTQFPDLRARHDPVVIDTSTAKPDELIKVSPGINGTVRELLTHLHTSLSVGRRDRAEAIIQRLVEKRGPDAPESTYAHTALLEDLLKDLASHGRDSPQSQLVLKEMSKWFEVEIRNKGVQLDTKILVVMVRAAIRSLDGSRQDRSIRRYVDLAKPMGEDAVEEVLESEDYDDNEYVVLEKARHEFYAEPVAMEDEVAAEAAMLTESGQHLRREDIIDMESVPEVRATEQKGTGLAGIKRAMETFTAIPDLPAEASAEAHRKQAHARQERLEKTSVDIAIDRWRKADEDLKKIGIHTSMQSRPIGALMWQWYNSLLPALETELEEVRKTLGESVMGTPGEHDRHAYGPYLELLPLKKVAANTILFTMAEMAKGKSQGDIWKEQEATLSSITLGLANAIEDECTAEASSKQQGRNRVQNARNPARLRKQALRSLKAAESAEASSKKKKGRSKQTNQQILAQLEWPTPMKAKLGAMLASKLIETAQLPVTREHPRTKQKITQMQPAFLHRMKWQKGKRIGVITPNPALLVKMQSEPVGSLIAKRMPMVVEPKPWQGWKDGGYLHYSNNILRLPAGDKTGKDYFMAADRRKELDAVYRGLTALSKVPWKVNHDVFKVQLEAWNSGDPIANFAPLHPAISHPPEPVSSDGSARRKWLNEIKELENKKSGLHSKRCFQNFQLEIARTVLNETLYFPHNMDFRGRAYPIPPYLNHMGADNVRGLLTFAEGRELGENGLRWLKIHLATVAGHDKASMAERVAFTEEHIDDIYDSVRNPLDGRKWWLNAEDAWQTLAACFELTKALDSPDPTKFVSYLPVQQDGTCNGLQHYAALGGDMAGAKQVNLEPSDRPADVYTAVADAVKEEVEKDAAAGNAIAQRLQGRLTRKCVKQPVMTNVYGVTFFGARAQVRKQLEDLFPEVRSDDTVNYGNMSHYVATKIFKSLGTMFTGAQAIQNWLGQCADRVSTCLTPEQIEQLKKKAGAIAPEPVRKKKAPKKEREAEAAAAAAAAAEAAEAEDADGKSPKARVTTNREADRYAAAKPLFKSTVVWTTPLRLPVVQPYRKSKSRIVTTSMQTLSLQEPQVWDPVSKRKQLQAFPPNFIHSLDATHMLLSALKCSENGMTFAMIHDSFWTHACDVNRMNEILRDAFIVMHSEDIIGRLREEFETRYKGCMYLASVNSASPVGKKITELRAKMKKEKTVKAQSNELGLEAERMRLVNSEDPEEKAQGEAMLTPGSLVLSELDESAFTAPSEMNGQRLGEMPASAADVEATNFDADESMLAMSDSPADELDRAESDEPESLEASADEADNDIPAAAPVAGTPKTKAKVTRKLFVWLPLTFPEVPEKGDFDVQRLRQSRYFFH